In the Clostridium gelidum genome, TTGGTATTTTTTTAATACTCTTTCATCAAAATTAATCTTTTTAAAATGCTGCCAAGCTGAAGGAATCACATATACTTTATTTGAGTCATAATTATAGAATTTTAAAATTTCTGATTTTGAAAATTCAGATACAGTAATTACAATTTTTGCTCTATGAAAAACATTAAAAAACAACATTTTATATAATAATAAAAATTTTTTACTAAAATATTGAGGAACAACAATTGGCTTAATATCATGCACACATACAATACCTGGATTTAAAAAAGGTGCAGCATTACATAAATTTAAAGAAATTGCTTTTTGTCGTATCACATATATCGAAAATGATATATGTTCCCATAATCTATTCGTAAGACTTCCAATTTTCACAACTTTAATATTTTGAAAATTGGGAATATGCACAGCATTTTTAGGAACTGCTATTAAATATTGTCCTGGTTTAGACAATTTATCTAACTCTAATGTAATTTCTCTAGCATATCTTTCAACGCCAGTCACTTTCCTAGTTAAAAAACGTCCATTTATAATAACTTTTTTCATTTTTTTACCTGCTTAAATATTATTCTATAAAAAATAATCCTGACTTTTGGTTGTTCACTAAAAACAAATTTATTATACTTATTTTCTACATAATTTCTCATACTTTTTTCTTATGTACTTACTAAAATTTTTTCTCATGGACAATAATTTCTTTTTTATCAAATGGCATTTCATTAAATTCTAAAACTGCTTATTTAAATAACTCAATGAACTGTTCTTTAAAAATTAATTCACTTTATTCTTATCTAGTTATCATTATTTATAATCTCAAATTTTCTTCTTGAAATTCTTTATATTTACGTTCTACAAAATCTTTAATTTGTAATTTAAAAACTGATTCATCAAATTTCAAAGCATGTGCCCTAATTTCTTCTTTATTAAATTTAATTGTTTCAAATTTTTTAATTGCACTAATTAAAGATTCTGTTGTTTGTTCTTCAAAAAACAATCCTGTCTTCCCCTCAACAATCGTCTCCAAAGCGCCACCTTTTCCATATGCAATAGCAGGCCGTCCACAAGACATAGCTTCCAAAGGAGCCATCCCATAATCTTCCTCTCCCGGAAACAAGAATGCTTTACATTTTGCATAGTATTCTCTTAATTCGTTATCCGAAACACATCCAACCATTTTTACCGTTAGTCCAGCCATTGATTTTAACTTTTGTTCAAAAGGACCTGTTCCAACAACTATTAGAGGCAATCCCAATTTATTACAAGCATCTATAGCTATATCAGCTCTTTTATATTCCTGTAATCTTGAAACAACTAAATAATAGTCTCCATTTTCATCCATAGGCTTAAAAAAATCACAAATTACAGGTGAATGAATTACTTCTGCTTTGCGTCGATAATGTTTATATATTCTTTTAGCAACATTATGAGAATTAGTCATAAAATAATCTACTCTTGCTGAAGAAGCATAATCCCACACTCTAATAAATGTAAGAAAATAATTTAATATTTTATTGACAAATTTATTTTTTCCGGCCATTTTTGCAGCATATTCATAAGAAAATTCCCAAGCATAACGCATTGGTGAATGGCAATAACACACATGCAATGTTGATGGATTCGTAATAACCCCTTTAGCAACACATGAACTCCAACTTATTACCATATCATATCCATTAAGATCAAAAGACTCTATCGCTGTAGGCATAAACGGAAAAAGTTTTCTATGATTTTTTATCGTTTTTCTCTTTTGAAGAGATGATGTTATAATATTTGCACTCTTTAATGGTTCTTCCAAAACTTCCTTATTGCAAACTGTCGTATATATTGTTGCATCAGGATATAACTCCAATAAATTTATAAGTGTTCTTTCTGCACCACCCATTGACACTAGCCAATCAGTTACTATAGCAATTCTCATCCCCCACCCCCAATTAAACCAATTTC is a window encoding:
- a CDS encoding glycosyltransferase family 4 protein produces the protein MKKVIINGRFLTRKVTGVERYAREITLELDKLSKPGQYLIAVPKNAVHIPNFQNIKVVKIGSLTNRLWEHISFSIYVIRQKAISLNLCNAAPFLNPGIVCVHDIKPIVVPQYFSKKFLLLYKMLFFNVFHRAKIVITVSEFSKSEILKFYNYDSNKVYVIPSAWQHFKKINFDERVLKKYQLKKNEYYFSMSSLEPNKNFKWIIKQAINNSTSEFVIAGSVNNNVFANNDFIEKPANVKFLGYIGDEEAKTLMRDCKAFLFPTFYEGFGLPPLEAMSVGAKAIVSNTKCMHEVYGDTVFYIDPYNYNIDLAALLKNNVEDSGLIMKKYSFEKSAQMLKKLLLDL
- a CDS encoding glycosyltransferase; protein product: MRIAIVTDWLVSMGGAERTLINLLELYPDATIYTTVCNKEVLEEPLKSANIITSSLQKRKTIKNHRKLFPFMPTAIESFDLNGYDMVISWSSCVAKGVITNPSTLHVCYCHSPMRYAWEFSYEYAAKMAGKNKFVNKILNYFLTFIRVWDYASSARVDYFMTNSHNVAKRIYKHYRRKAEVIHSPVICDFFKPMDENGDYYLVVSRLQEYKRADIAIDACNKLGLPLIVVGTGPFEQKLKSMAGLTVKMVGCVSDNELREYYAKCKAFLFPGEEDYGMAPLEAMSCGRPAIAYGKGGALETIVEGKTGLFFEEQTTESLISAIKKFETIKFNKEEIRAHALKFDESVFKLQIKDFVERKYKEFQEENLRL